Proteins co-encoded in one Stutzerimonas stutzeri genomic window:
- a CDS encoding Dps family protein: MEIDIGIAEQDRAAIADGLSRLLADTYTLYLKTHNFHWNVTGPMFNTLHTMFETQYTELAVAVDDIAERIRALGFPAPGTYAAYAKLSSIKEQEGIPSAEEMIKLLVEGQEAVVRTARGIFPLLEKVSDEPTADLLTQRMQIHEKTAWMLRSLLAA, from the coding sequence ATGGAAATTGATATCGGTATTGCCGAACAGGATCGCGCCGCCATCGCAGACGGCTTGTCCCGCCTGCTGGCCGACACCTACACGCTGTACCTGAAGACGCACAACTTTCACTGGAACGTGACGGGCCCGATGTTCAACACCCTGCACACCATGTTCGAGACCCAGTACACCGAATTGGCAGTTGCCGTGGATGACATCGCCGAGCGCATCCGCGCACTCGGCTTTCCCGCTCCAGGAACCTACGCAGCCTACGCCAAGCTGTCCTCCATCAAGGAGCAGGAGGGTATTCCGTCCGCGGAAGAGATGATCAAGCTGTTGGTAGAGGGGCAGGAGGCAGTGGTGCGGACCGCCCGCGGCATCTTCCCGCTGCTGGAAAAGGTCAGCGACGAACCCACCGCTGACCTCCTGACCCAGCGCATGCAGATTCATGAGAAAACTGCCTGGATGCTGCGCAGTCTGCTCGCTGCCTGA
- a CDS encoding YebC/PmpR family DNA-binding transcriptional regulator yields the protein MAGHSKWANIKHRKGRQDAKRGKIFTKLIRELTVAAKSGAIPADNPRLRLAVDKALVANMSRDVIDRAIARGAGNNEADNVVELTYEGYAPSGVAIIVEAMTDNRNRTAAEVRHAFSKHGGNLGTDGSVAYMFDRKGQISFAAGVDEDALMEAALEAGADDVEMGEDGSALVSTSFTEFHAVNEALSAAGFKAEEADIAMIPSISAPLTDLETAQKVLRLIDALEDLDDVQNVYHNAEIPDEIMEQLD from the coding sequence ATGGCTGGGCATTCCAAATGGGCCAACATCAAGCATCGCAAGGGGCGTCAGGACGCCAAGCGCGGCAAGATTTTCACCAAGCTGATTCGCGAGCTGACCGTTGCCGCCAAGAGCGGGGCGATTCCTGCCGATAATCCGCGTCTGCGCCTGGCCGTTGACAAGGCCTTGGTCGCCAATATGTCGCGCGATGTGATCGATCGCGCCATCGCTCGCGGTGCCGGCAACAACGAAGCCGACAACGTCGTCGAACTGACCTACGAAGGCTATGCGCCGAGCGGTGTCGCGATCATCGTCGAAGCCATGACCGACAACCGCAACCGTACGGCGGCCGAAGTGCGCCATGCCTTCAGCAAGCACGGCGGCAACCTGGGCACCGACGGTTCGGTGGCCTACATGTTCGATCGCAAGGGCCAGATCAGCTTCGCCGCGGGAGTGGACGAGGACGCACTGATGGAAGCGGCCCTCGAAGCGGGTGCCGACGATGTGGAAATGGGTGAGGATGGCTCGGCGCTGGTGTCCACCAGTTTCACCGAGTTCCACGCGGTCAACGAGGCGCTGAGCGCCGCCGGGTTCAAGGCTGAAGAGGCCGATATCGCGATGATTCCCTCGATCTCGGCGCCGCTCACCGATCTGGAAACCGCGCAGAAGGTATTGCGCCTGATCGATGCGCTGGAGGATCTGGATGACGTGCAGAACGTCTATCACAACGCGGAGATTCCAGACGAGATCATGGAACAGCTGGACTGA
- the aspS gene encoding aspartate--tRNA ligase, producing the protein MMRSHYCGQLNESLDGQEITLCGWVHRRRDHGGVIFLDIRDREGLAQVVFDPDRAETFATADKVRSEYVVKITGKVRLRPAGAVNPNMASGAIEVLGYELEVLNEAETPPFPLNEYSDVGEETRLRYRFIDLRRPEMAEKLKLRSRITTSIRRYLDENGFLDVETPILTRATPEGARDYLVPSRTHPGSFFALPQSPQLFKQLLMVAGFDRYYQIAKCFRDEDLRADRQPEFTQIDIETSFLNESDIIGITEGMVRKLFKEVLGVEFGEFPHMPFEEAMRRYGSDKPDLRIPLELVDVADQLQEVEFKVFAGPANDPKCRVAALRVPGGASVPRKQIDDYTKFVGIYGAKGLAYIKVNERAKGVEGLQSPIVKNIPEDKLNVILDRVGAVDGDIVFFGADKAKIVSEALGALRIKLGHDLNLFTCEWAPMWVVDFPMFEENDDGSLSALHHPFTAPKCTPEELEANPAAALSRAYDMVLNGTELGGGSIRIHRKEMQQTVFRILGIDEAEQNEKFGFLLDALKFGAPPHGGLAFGLDRLVMLMTGAQSIREVIAFPKTQSAADVMTQAPGAVDAKALRELHIRLREQPKAE; encoded by the coding sequence ATGATGCGCAGCCACTATTGCGGCCAGTTGAACGAAAGCCTGGACGGCCAGGAAATCACTCTATGCGGCTGGGTTCATCGCCGCCGGGACCACGGCGGGGTGATCTTCCTCGATATTCGCGATCGTGAGGGGCTGGCCCAGGTCGTATTCGACCCGGATCGCGCCGAGACCTTTGCCACGGCAGACAAGGTGCGTAGCGAATACGTCGTCAAGATCACTGGCAAGGTTCGCCTGCGTCCGGCTGGGGCGGTCAACCCGAACATGGCGTCCGGTGCGATCGAAGTGCTGGGCTACGAGCTCGAAGTGCTGAACGAGGCGGAAACCCCGCCGTTCCCGCTGAATGAATACAGCGACGTCGGCGAGGAAACCCGTCTGCGCTATCGCTTCATCGACTTGCGCCGCCCGGAAATGGCGGAGAAGCTCAAGCTGCGTTCGCGCATCACCACCAGCATCCGTCGCTACCTGGACGAAAATGGCTTCCTCGACGTCGAGACGCCGATTCTTACCCGTGCCACGCCGGAAGGCGCGCGCGACTACCTTGTGCCTAGTCGCACCCATCCCGGCAGCTTCTTCGCGCTGCCCCAGTCACCCCAGCTGTTCAAGCAGCTGCTGATGGTTGCCGGCTTCGATCGCTACTACCAGATCGCCAAGTGCTTCCGTGACGAAGATCTGCGCGCCGACCGCCAGCCCGAATTTACCCAGATCGACATCGAGACCAGCTTCCTCAACGAGTCCGACATCATCGGCATCACCGAAGGCATGGTGCGCAAGCTGTTCAAGGAAGTACTGGGCGTCGAGTTCGGTGAGTTTCCGCACATGCCGTTCGAGGAGGCGATGCGTCGCTACGGCTCGGACAAGCCGGACCTGCGCATCCCGCTGGAGCTTGTCGATGTTGCCGACCAGCTGCAGGAAGTCGAGTTCAAGGTCTTCGCCGGCCCAGCCAACGATCCCAAGTGCCGTGTTGCCGCGCTGCGGGTGCCGGGCGGGGCGAGCGTGCCGCGCAAGCAGATCGACGACTACACCAAGTTCGTCGGCATCTACGGTGCCAAGGGCCTGGCCTACATCAAGGTCAACGAGCGCGCCAAGGGCGTCGAGGGCCTGCAGTCGCCGATCGTCAAGAACATTCCGGAAGACAAGCTGAACGTCATCCTCGATCGCGTCGGTGCGGTTGATGGCGACATCGTCTTTTTCGGCGCCGACAAGGCCAAGATTGTCTCTGAGGCGCTCGGCGCGCTGCGCATCAAGCTGGGCCATGACCTCAACCTCTTCACGTGCGAGTGGGCGCCGATGTGGGTCGTCGACTTCCCGATGTTCGAGGAGAACGATGACGGTTCGCTCAGCGCGTTGCACCATCCGTTCACCGCGCCCAAGTGCACACCCGAAGAGCTTGAGGCCAATCCTGCCGCGGCGCTGTCGCGTGCGTACGACATGGTGCTCAACGGTACCGAGCTGGGCGGTGGTTCCATTCGTATCCACCGCAAGGAAATGCAGCAGACCGTCTTCCGCATTCTCGGCATCGACGAAGCGGAGCAGAACGAGAAGTTCGGCTTCCTGCTCGATGCGCTGAAGTTTGGGGCACCGCCGCACGGCGGCCTGGCGTTCGGCCTTGATCGCCTGGTGATGCTGATGACCGGTGCACAATCGATCCGCGAAGTCATCGCCTTCCCGAAAACTCAGAGCGCAGCGGACGTCATGACCCAGGCGCCGGGTGCCGTGGATGCCAAGGCATTGCGCGAACTGCACATTCGCCTGCGCGAGCAGCCGAAAGCCGAATGA